The Anaeromyxobacter sp. Fw109-5 genomic interval CTGGCAAGGGTGGCCCTCGTCCTCACCGAGCATGACGTCCATCGTCCAGTGGCAGCCGTTCTCGATGGCCCAGTGCATCCGGACGAGCGCCAGCTCCTGGTCGCGGGTCAGCGTGCCGGTGGGTATCGATGTGACGAAGTAGCGCTGCTCGACGGCCACGATCTCGCCGCGCCGGTCGGTCGTCGTCTGGCAGACGTACCAGAGCTGCTGGGCGGCCTCGATGGCGGCGGCGGGATTGCCGGCGACGTCGCGAGCGTACAGTTCGCGCACGATGGTGTGGCCTCTGTACCGCTCCGCGGTCCGGGCGAGCGGGGTGCCGAGGTCGTACTGCCCGTAGTCGCGGGCGATGTCGTGCAGGTAGGGCTGGTTGTCCTTCAAGCCGAAAACGTACCAGCGGCCGAGCGAGGTCACGAGCTCCGCGTTCTCGCGGGCGCAGAGGCCGGCGTCGCCGGTGACGATGCGGAACTGCCCGCCCAGCTGCTCGCTGATGGCCGGGAGCAACCGCCGGAACGCGGTGGACTCGCCCTCCTTGGAGCCGATGAGCCTCTGCCCGACGCAGGGACAGACCGAGGAGGAGGTGAGGGCGGCGCGGAGCGCTCCGAAGGTCTGCAGCGACGAGCCCTCGGCGTCGTACGCCGACTGCTGGGCGCCCTTCACCTTCTCCCCATCGGTGCGCGACCAGGTCCCCTTGCCGTCGAAGCTCACGACGCCGAGCGCGAGGAGGTCGTTGCGCACCACCTTGCGGGCGATGAGGTCCTTCACCTGGGCAAAGACCGTCTCCTCGAGGCCGGCCGGGGACTGCTCGGCGAGGAGGCGGTACAGCGTGGTGTCGCACGGCTTCCCGCGGCCGAGCCCGAGCGCGCAGGCCGAGGTCCGCGAAGAAGTCCTCCGCGCGGCGCAGGCTCCGGCACCCGATGGAGAACGCGGCGGCCAGGCCGCCCAAGAGACCGAGGTGGTCGTGAACGACCCACGCGTCCTCTCGGGGGTCGTCGACCTCCCGGTCCCAGGGGATGTCGGCGTGCCGCATGGCACGCCGGGCTTGTGCTTCGGTGATCGGCATGATCTCCTGCCTCCTGGCCTCTTCTCGTTTGCGCGGGTTCGGCCGTCTTGGGGGTGGGGCCCGCAAGCCCGCAAGCTCCACCCCTTCTCATTTGCGCGGAGGCGATGATCGCCGGGGTCGATCCCCGCGTCGATCTTGCCGATCAGGAAACGGAGGCCGCCGCGGTCGCCGAGTCGCTCGCGACACGAAACTCGCCCCCGTCTCGGCGCCAGCTGGATCCTCAAGCGCCGCAGGCGCGAGAGCGGCGGCCTCCGGTCAGCGGGAATCAGGTCTGGGGACTGACGGACGGCGGGAGAAAACAAGGCGGGTCAGGTCCTCGAAGTCGTCTTCCTGGGGGGAGCGGGACGAGAAGGCCCGTCGTCGTCGGTCGGTGTGGCGAGCTCGCGTTCGAAGTCGTTGATGAGGTCGAAGAGGTCGCGGGCCTCCCAGGCGCGGTTTCGTTTCGCGAGGGTGATGGCGTGGAGGACACCCTTCTCGGCCAGCACCGCGATGGCCTCGTTCACGGCCTGCTTCGAGCGGCCGAGGAACTTCTGCGCTGTCGCGACCGTGACGATCGGGTGCGCCGGCAGTTCGACGATGAGGGCCTCGGCGCTGGAGTGGCGGCGCGGGCGACCTGCGCGTTCTCGCCACTTCTCTTGAAGCGCGGCAAGGCGTAGCGCGAGCTCGCTCGCCTTCGCCGCGGCTCGTTCGATCGCCTCCGCGAACAAGCGAACCCAGTCGGCAGCGCGATCGTCGCGGAACGCGGTCAGCCCGCCGACATACGCCTTCGCGTCGGCAGCGAGGACGAGGCTGACGGGAGGGACATACCGGGGCGCGAGCCCTCGCCGGCGCAGGACGACGTGGATGAGGGCGCGGCCGACACGACCGTTGCCGTCGGCGAAAGGGTGGATGGTCTCGAACTGCGCGTGGGCGATGGCGGCCTGGACCACGGGCGGAAGGTCCATCCGGTTGATGAACGCGACCAGGTCGTCCATGAGGTCCTTCACCCGCTCGGGCGCGGGCGGGACGAAGTCGGCGCGGCCGGGGTTGAAGGCATTCCCGCCGATCCAGTTCTGGCGGTCTCGGAGCTTGCCAGCGATCTCGGGCGTGGTCGTCGCCAGCATCAGGTGGCGGTGGATGTCGAGGACGTCCCTGAGCCGGAGCGGCTTCGCGTTCGTGCCGAGGGTGACCGCGTGCTCCATGGCGACGACGTTGCCGAGCACGGACCGGGCGGTCTCGTCGCGCGCATCGGGCTCCTCGGCCTCGGCGCGGGCGAGGCGGCGCTGGGAGAGGACCAGGCCCTCGATCCGGGACGAAGCGACCGACTCGGCGCGGAGGAGGCGCCGGGCGAGGACCTCGAGGCTGGCCAGCCGGGGCGGGTCGCGGTTCAGGGCGTCGACGGCGCGTTCGGCGGTGGAGACCGCGGCGGCGACGCTCGACGGAAGCGCGAGTTGGAGCTTGGCGACCGGGTCCGGAACGAAAGCCTGGTACCGGAACGCGCGGCGCTCGGCGCGGCCGCCGGGGGCGGACGGGTCGGCGGGCCAGGAGCGAGTCTCGTACCGAGCCATCGTAGAGGAAGCTTTACTAACGGAAGCTACTAGTCAAGGTTTCCAGAGAAAGCTGGACGAGCGGCGAGCGCTGGTCAGGGTTCCGCTGCGGCCGCCCCCGGCGCCGCAGGACCGGATGGGGGGTCCGCTTGCAGACCTCCGCAGCTGCCTACGTCGAGGCCATGAGCCCAGGGAAGGAGCCGCTCGAGCTGCCCGCTCGCGCCGGCACTAACACCAGCGAGAAGGTCGTCGTCACGTTCCGGTTACCTCGCGACCTCGCGGGCTGGCTCGGGCGCGAGGCCGAGAAGCGGGGCTGGTCGATGAACGAGTTCATGGTGACGGTCGCTCACGACCTGTTCGCCTGGTACTCGCTCCCGGACATCGTCGTCGAGCAGCTCGAGGCGGACGCGGAGGCGATGGGGCTCGACCGGCGCAAGTACATCACCCGCGTGCTCATGCGCCGGTACCACGAGGTGCTGGAGAAGGGACCCGGGCTCGAGAAGGCGGCTCATGCCGGGGGGAAGCGGGCGAAGTAGGAGCGGAACATGGCCGAGACGCGCGTGGAGCAGGTGGCGTTCGGGTGGGCGGGGGAGGGGACGACCGACACCGCGGAGCTGCCGCCCGAGGCTAGCCCCTCGACTTCGCCGCCGCTGCGCGGCGGCTACGCTCGGGGCGAACGGGTGGAAGGTCGCGCCTCGAACCGGAAGGTGCCCGCTCGCAGTTCGGCAGAGTCACCGCGGGCGGAGGCGCCGCGGGTCGACGCGCTGCCGCCCGACAACGAGCTCTGGGACGTCCACGCGGGCGTGCGATTCCTGAAGCGCAGCGTGAGCTGGGTCTACCACCGCGCCGAGGACGGCACGCTGCCGGTGAAGCGCATCGGCGGTTGGCGGCTGCGATTCATCCCGGCGGAGCTGCGCGCCTGGGTCGAGGCGAGCGGCGAGCCGCGGCGAAAGGTGGCGAGGGGCAGCAAGGAGTATCCGATGGGCAGCGTCTACAAGCGTGGCCGGACTGGGTGGCTGAAGTACAAGGACGCGACCGGCACGTTGAAGCCGGAGGCGACGAAGGCGGCGACCAAGACGGAAGCGAAGGCGCTCCTCCACGAGATAGAGCGGCGCGTCGAGCGCCAGCGGCTCGGGCCCGAGCCGATCTCGCTCAACCCGGAGGGATGGACGGTCGGCGACCTCCTGCAGTGGTGGCTCGACACGTACAGCCACCACTCGCCGTCGCACGAGAAGAACCTCGGGACCGTTCGCCGCCTGATCCTCGGGGCGCCGCTCGCGGAGAAGCCGCTCCAGCACGTCCAGCCGGGCGACGTCGAGCAGCTCCTCCAGGCAATGGAGGGCGAGGTTTCGGCGAGACCATCAACCACGTCCGCCAGTTCCTGGTCGGCGCGTTCAACCACGCGCGCGAGGCGGCGCTGCGACAGGACGACGGCCTCGATCGTGAGGATGCGACGGTGTTGGCGCGCGGTGCAGGCGCGGCGCCTGTCGCGCTAGTCAAGGTTCCACCGGAAACCTTGACCACCGCTCGTCATGGTCAAGGTTTCGCCGGTTGCGTCCCTGCGGCGGCCGAGAGCGCCTGGCCACGTCCGCCGAATCAAGATCGCCGCCGTCCCTCGACTCCGACGCCGCTTCGCGGCGTCTACGCTCGGGACGAACGTTAGCGGGAGGACGGAGAGGAGGGAGCCGTCAGCGGCTCGCCCTTCGACAGGCTCAGGGCGAGCGGGGCTGGCGGTGTTTCGCGTCGGTCGCTCGAGCGCGCGGCCCAGCTCGGTCACGCCCTGGTGAACCACCGCAGACCCCAGAAACACCGAGGCCGGGACCCCTGTGTCAGGGATCCCGGCCTCATGACTGGCGGGGTGTAGGGGACTCGAACCCCTGGCCTCCGGCGTGACAGGCCGGCGTTATAACCGACTTAACTAACACCCCAAGTCGCAAACTTGGATGGGCGGAACAGGCTTCGAACCTGTGACCCTCGCCTTGTAAGGGCGACGCTCTACCCCTGAGCTATCCGCCCAAGGCGCGAAAGCGGTCGGGTTTCTAGCTTGAGCGGTCCCCCGTGTCAACGGTGTGGCACAGCCCCCGGCCGGCCCGGCGCGGGGCTCCGTCGTGCGGTAGTGAGGCTGGACCAGCCTGGGTACCGATGGTAAGGGGCGGCTCGATGGCTTGGAAAACGGGCACCAAGGTGATCCACCGCGCCCAGCGCGGCTGGGGCGTGGGCGTGATCGTGCAGGTCGCCGAGGAGGGCCGGCGGCTGGCGGTCCGGTTCGCCGGTCGCGAAGGGATCACGGTCGTGTCTGGCCGCGACTCCGCCCTGGTCGAGGTCCCGGCCGACACCCCGATCGAGAAGGCGGCGGCCGGAGGGCCGCTCGACGCCCTCGCCTCGGGCGAGCAGGGGGCCGCCACCGCCTTCGCGCTGCGCACGCGCGTCTCCCGGCTGGAGGCGCTGCGGCGCGCGGACTCGCTCGGTGCGCTCCTCTCCTCGCGCGTCCACGTCCTCCCGCACCAGGTGGGCGCCGCGGGCCGCATCCTCTCCGATCGGCTGCCGCGCTTCGTCCTCGCCGACGAGGTCGGCCTCGGCAAGACGGTGGAGGCGGGCCTCGTCTTCGCCGGCATGCGCCAGCTCGGCATCGCCGAGCGCGTGCTCGTCGTCGTCCCCGAGCACCTCGCCTTCCAGTGGCTCGCGGAGCTCTTCCACAAGTTCAACGCGCTCTTCTCGCTCCTCACCCCCGAGCGCATCGCCGCGCTCGGAGGCGCCGAGGCCGCGCTCGCGCGGTCGCCGCACGCCATCGTCTCCTTCGAGGCGCTCCGCGACGACCCCGACCTCGCGGACGTCGCCGCCGACATCCCCTTCGACCTGCTCGTGGTGGACGAGGCGCATCACCTCGCCGAGGACGCGCTCCACGCCGCCGTCGCCCCGCTCTGCCGCGCCGCCTACGGCGTGCTGCTCCTCACCGCGACGCCGGTGCGCCTCGACCCGCGCGAGTACTTCCGCCTGCTCTCGCTCGTGGAGCCGGTGCCCTCCACCACGCTCGACGAGTTCCTCGCCCGGCTCGAGCAGCACGAGGCCTACGCCGAGGTGGCGCGCACGCTCCTCGCCGGCGGCTCCGAGGCGGAGGCGCTCGGGGCGCTGCGCGCGCTCGCGCCCGGCGACGAGCTCTTCACGCGAGAGGACCCGGTCCCCGACCGGCTCACGCTCCTCGCCCACCTCGCCGACCGCTACAGCCTCTCCGCCCGGCTCATCCGCAACCGCCGCGTGAAGGTCGGCGCGTTCACCTCGCGCGTGCTGCGCCGCAAGGACGTGGGGGAGGGGGAGAAGCGCGCCGCGCTCGTCGAGCTGTGCGCCCGGCTCGCGAAGGGCGGCGAGAAGGTGCTCGTGTTCGGCCACGACCTCGAGCTGCTCAGGGAGCTGCAGGCGGGCATCGGCGGCGAGGGGCTCGAGGCGCTGCTCTACGACGACGCGCCCTCGCTCGAGGGGCGCGACCGCCTCGTCGCGCGCTTCCGCGATCCGGAGGGGCCGATGGTCCTCCTCTCCGGCGAGTCCGGCGGCGAGGGCCGGAACTTCCAGTTCGCCTGCCAGCTCGTCTGCGCCGACCTGCCCGAGTCGCCGCTCGTGCTGGAGCAGCGCATCGGCCGGCTCGACCGGCTCGGGCAGCACCGGCCCGTCGAGATCCACCTCGTGGTCGAGCCGGGGGAGGAGGCGTTCCTCGCCGACCTCTACGAGAAGGAGATCGGCATCTTCGAGGAGCCGGTGGGCGGCCTCGACGCAGTGCTCGCCTCGCTCCCGGAGGAGCTGGAGGCGCTGCGCCGCAAGCGGACCGACCGCACGCGCGAGGCCTTCCGCAAGGACCTCGCCGAGCGCGTCGCCACCGCCCGCCGGGCGCAGCACGAGGGCGACCCGCTCCTCGACATCCGCTCCGCCGCGCTCCCCGACCTCGCGCGCCTCGTCAAGGGCGCCTTCGGGCGCATGGGCGAGGAGGTCCCGGAGGGCATCGAGGGACCGCGCGTCTCGGGGGAGGCGGTGGAGCAGTCGCTGGTCACGCTCTCGCGCTGGCTCGAGGAGGAGCTCGAGGAGGTCACCACCGACGTCGGCCAGCGGATCGGCATGGAGGTGGACACCGACCAGAACGTCCACCCGTTCGAGGTCGCCTTCACGCTCGGCTCGGGCATGCGCATCGAGGCGCTCCCCGGGATGGAGATGCCGGAGGAGCCCGTCACGTACCTCGGCTCGTACTGGCGAGAGACGGCGGTGGCGCGCGACGAGCTGCAGTGGTTCGCGACCGGGCACAAGCTGGTGGAGGCGCTCGTCGGCCTGGTGCGCGACGGCGACGCCGGCCGCTCCGCCGCGCTGAAGCGGGAGTGGGCGCCGCGCCGCGGCGGCCTGTACGTGCGCTTCGAGCCGCGGCTCGCCTCGAGCGCCGACCTCGCGCCCGGCGCGCGCGTGGCCTCCCGCCAGGCCTCGCGGTACCTGGATCTCTCTCCGGTCTCGGTGCTGGTGGAGCTCGAGCCGGGCCACCGCCACGTCGCGGGCGGCGCGCAGCGCGTCGAGGACGAGATCGAGGGGGTGCAGGACGCGAAGGTCGGTCCCGCCCCCGCCGCGCTCCTGCAGGCCGCCCGTGAGGCCGCCGAGAAGGAGGCCCTCGAGATCCTCGCGCGCCGCCGCGAGGAGGCCCACGAGCTGCTCGCGTTCCACGCCGACTACGAGGAGGAGCGGCTCATCGAGTCCGCCTTCCAGGGCGGCGCGCCGCGCGCCCGCATCGAGGCCGCGCTCCTCGTCCTCCGGCAGCACCGGGAGGTGGTCGGGCGGGCCATCGACAAGGCGAAGCTGGAGCTGGACGCGGCGGCGGTCGTGGTCCCGTAGCTCGGCGCACGATCCCTGCCTGCGACGGGCGGACTCCTCGCTGCGCGCCTGCGGCGTACAGAAGAGTACGCCTCGGCGCTTCGCTCGTCTTGCGCCCGTCTCGGCGACGGGCTCGTGCGCCTTGCGCCTGCGACGGGCGGACTCCTCGCTGCGCGCCTGCGGCGTACAGAAGAGTACGCCTCGGCGCTTCGCTCGTCTTGCGCCCGTCTCGGCGACGGGCTCGTGCGCCTTGCGCCTGCGACGGGCGGACTCCTCGCTGCGCGCCTGCGGCGTACAGAAGAGTACGCCTCGGCGCTTCGCTCGTCTTGCGCCCGTCTCGGCGACGGGCTCGTGCGCCTTGCGCCTGCGACGGGCGGACTCCTCGCTGCGCGCCTGCGGCGTACAGAAGAGTACGCCTCGGCGCTTCGCTCGTCTTGCGCCCGTCTCGGCGACGGGCTCGTGCGCCTTGCGGTACGAAGAGACGCGGCCCGCTACCCGCAGAACCGCTCGATCGCCCGCGTCAGGATGGCCGCCGCCTGCTCGAGCTGCGCGACCTCCACGTACTCGCCCGTGCGGTGCGCCACGCGGATGTCGCCGGGGCCGAACACGCAGGCCTCCGCGCCGAGGCCGATGACCTCGGGGAGCTCGGTGCCGAACGGCACCGTGGTCGCGGCGTTCCCGCTCTCGGCCTGGAGGAAGCGGACGATCTCCGCCTCCGCGGGGGTGACCGCCGCGGCGTCGGTGCGGAGCGGCGTGACCTCCACCTGCACCCGCCCGCCGCTCGACGCGGCGAGCCGCGCGCACGCGTCCTCGAGGAGCCGGAGGGCCTTGCGCGGATCCTGGCCGGGGATGGGCCGCCACTCGTAGGTGAAGCGGCACTCGCCCGCGATGATGTTCCGGGCCTTGCCGCCCTGGATGACGCCCACGTTCCAGGTGGTGTGCGGCGGCGAGAAGGCGCCGTCGGACTCGCCGCGGAGCGCCTCGCCGATCTTCTCGAGCTCCGGGAAGAGCCTCCCTGCCGCGTGGATCGCGGAGGCGCCGACCTCCGGGTAGGCGCTGTGCCCCTCGAGCCCGGTGAGCACCACCTCCACCGCGCAGTAGCCCTTGTGCGCGCGCACCGGCGTGAGCGACGTCGGCTCGCCCACGATGGCGTGGCGCGGGTGGACGCGACCCTCGGCGAGGAGCCGCTTCGCGCCGAGGCAGCCGATCTCCTCGTCCGCGGTGAAGAGGAGCGTGAGCGGCAGCCGCGCGGGCCGCGAGCGGGAGGCGGCGACGAGCGCGGCGGCGAGGAAGCCCTTCGTGTCGGCCGCGCCGCGCCCGTAGATGCGCCCGTCGCGCTCCGCGCCCGTGAGCGCCTCCTCCCAGGCCGGATCGAACGGCACGCAGTCCGAGTGGCCGACGAGCGCGAGCCCGCCGCCCGCCTCGGGGCCGCGCCGGCACACGAGGTTGCCCTTCTCGACGCCGCTCGCGTCGAGCCAGCTCTGGCGGCGGGTCTCGAACCCCAGCGCCCGCGCGTCGCGCTCGAGCAGGTCGAGCACCGGCAGGTTGGAGCGCGTGGAGGTGGAGTCGATCGCGATGAGGGACCGGAGGAGCGGGACGAGTTCCATGGGAGGGGAGCCTAGACGAGGCGCGAGCGTCGCGCCGTCCTTCTCGCGGCGCATGGGGTCACGCCCCGCCCCACAGCCGGGCCATCACCCCACGGAAATCCGCGAGGATGCGCTCGGCAGGCACCCGCCCGGGCGCCGTGGCGCCGCCGGTCACCACCGGCTCGCCGGCGACGTGGACGGAGCGGATCGCGGTGCGCGCGGCCGCGAACACCACCGTGGAAAGGAACGCCTCCGTCCCGCGAGCTCGTGCTTGGACGGGCTCGGCACGAGTGGACAGGTCTGCGCCCGCGATCGACGGGTCGTCGAGGTCGAGCGCGACGAAGTCGGCCGGCTCACCCGGGGCGAGCGTCCCGCCGGCGAGGCCGAGCGAGGCCATGCCGCCCGTCGTGGCGGCGCCGAAGAGGCGCGCCGCGAGCGTGCCGGGGGGATCGTCGAGCACGTTCCGCTCCCCGCGCACGAGCCGAAGGTGCAGCTCGAGCGCGCGTGCCTCCCCGAGCAGATCGATCTCCACGAGCGAGTCCGCCCCGAGCGCGAGCCGCGCGCCGGCCGCGACCAGCCGGTCGGCGGGGACCACCCCGTCGCCGAGGTTCCGCTCGGTGAGCGGGCAGGCGCACACCGTCGAGCCCGCCGCGCCGATGGCGCGGACGTCGGCGTCGTCGAGGTGGATGGCGTGGACGAGCGTCGTCCCGCGGTGGAGCGCGCCGGCGCGGGCGAGCAGCGCGACGGGCGAGACGCCGTGCTCGGCGCGGCAGGCGGCCACCTCCGCGGGCTGCTCGGCGGCGTGGACGTGAAGCGGGAGCCGCCGGCGGCGCGCCTCCGCGGCGAGCGCGGCGAGCCACGGCTCGGGGCAGGCGCGGACGCTGTGCGGCGCGATCCCGACGGAGACGAGGGGGTCGCCGGCGAGCGCCGAGGCCAGCTCGTCGAGGCCGGCGAGGTAGGCGTCCTGAGAGGGCTCCACGAAGCGGCGCTGCAGCGGGTCGGGCGCGAGCCCATGGCCCGCGCGCGCGTACGCCGCGCGCAGCAGCACGATCCGCAGCCCCACGTCGCGCGCCGCCCGCACCACCCGCAGGGCCAGCTCGGCGGGCTCGGCGTAGGGGCGCCCGGCGGGATCGCGGTGCAGGTAGTGGAACTCGCCGACACAGGTGACGCCCGCGCGGGCGAGCTCGTGGAACGCCATCCGCGCGACCGCCTCGAGGTCGTCCGGCCCGAGCAGGTTCGCCGCCTCGTACATGGCGGCGCGCCAGCTCCAGAAGTCCTCGCGGCCGCCGCCGCGCCGCTCGGTGCGCCCGCGGATCGCGCGCTGGAAGGAGTGCCCGTGCGCGGACACGAGGCCGGGGAGGATCGCCTGCCGCGGCAGCGGCACGAGCTCGGCGCCGGGGAGCGGCTCGCCCACGGCCACGACCGCGCCGCCCTCGACCGAGAGCGCAGCGCCTGCGCGCAGCTCGCCGCCGGCGAGGAGCAGATCGGGCAAGTAGGCGCGCGGCGGCACGGGCAAGGGTTCGTGAGCGGGAGGGCGGCGCGTTATGATGCACGGCGTGCCGCTCTCCTTCGTGAAGTACCACGGGCTCGGGAACGACTTCATCGTCGTGGACGGGCCCCTGATGGATCCGGACCGTGCCCGGCGACTGTGCGACCGGCGGCGCGGGATCGGCGCCGACGGCGTGCTCACCGTGCTCCCCCCCAGGACCTCGGGCGCCGCGGCGACCATGCACATCTTCAACTCCGACGGCTCGGTCGCCGCGATGTGCGGCAACGGCGTCCGCTGCGTCGCCCGCCACCTCGCCGAGACGCGCGGCCTCTCGGGCGCGCTCGTCATCGACACGGACTCCGGCCCGAAGCGCTGCGTCGTGCACCGCACCCCGGCCGGCGTCCCCTCGGCCGTGTCCGTGGAGATGGGGCCGGCGGCGGTGCAGGGCGACGAGGAGCTCCGGGCGGGCGGCGAGACGGTGCGCGCGGTGCGCGTGTCGATGGGCAACCCGCACGCGGTGCTGTTCGACACGCCCACCCGCGAGCGCGCGAGCGCGATCGGCCCGCTGCTCGAGCGCGCCGTGCCGGGCGGCGTCAACGTCGGCTTCGCGCGCCCGGGTCCCCATGGCATCGACCTCGTGGTCTGGGAGCGCGGCGCGGGGCTCACCGACGCCTGCGGGACGGGCGCGTGCGCCGCCGCGGTCGCCTCGGTCCGCGCGGGCGCGGTGAAGGCGGAGACGCCCGTCGAGGTGCGGCTCCCCGGCGGCGCGCTGGAGATCACCGTGGGCGCGGATCTCGTCCGCGTCACGATGCGCGGCCCCGCAGCGCGGGTCTTCGCCGGCGAGACGGACCTCTAGGGCATGGCGACCGGCCGGATCCTGGTCGTCGACGACGAGCGGCTCTACCAGGAGCTGTTCCGCGACGCGCTCGCGGGCGCCGGGCACGCCACGCGCACGGCGTCCTCCGCCGAGGAGGCGCTCGCGCTGCTCGCCGACGAGCGCTTCGAGCTGCTCGTCACCGACATGGTCATGCCCGGCCTGGACGGCGTCGGCCTCGTGCGCGAGGCGAAGCGGCGCGATCCGGATCTCGAGGTGGTCGCCGTGACCGGGCGCGAGGAGGTGCGCCTGGCGGTGGAGGCCATGAAGGCCGGCTGCGCCGACTTCCTCACGAAGCCGCTCGAGCCGGAGGAGCTGGTCGAGATCGCGGAGCGCGCGCTCGGAAGGGTCCAGCTGCGCCGCGAGCACTCCAAGCTCGTCAGCGAGAACCTCGACCTCACGCGCGCGCAGGCGCTCTACCGGCAGGGGCTGCAGATCCTCTCCACCCTCGACGGCGAGCGGCTCCAGGACGTGGCGCTCTCCGTGCTCGCGCGCGTCACCGACGCGCAGGGGGCGGCCCTGTGGACCGCCGACGAGCGCGGGCAGCTCCAGCTGCGCGCCTATCGCGGGGTGGTGGATCGCGCCGCGCTGCCCGCCCGCATCGACCCCGCCGGCGAGGAGTGGGCCGAGCCGCTCCGCGGGGGGGCGCCGTTCCAGGTGCCGTTCGCGGGGGCGGGGGAGGGGTTCCTCGTGCCGCTCGTCGCCGACGACGAGCCGGTCGGGGTCGCGCTGCTCTCCGACCGCGCCGCCGGTCCGTTCGGCCCCGAGGAGCACCAGGCCGCCGTCACCATCGCCGACTTCGCCGCCATCGCGGTGAAGAACGCCCGGCGCTTCCAGGCGGTGGAGCGGGTCGGGCTGCGCGACCGCGAGACCGGCGCCTACAACCTCGCCTACTTCGTGGACTACGCGGGCAAGGAGTTCTACAAGGCCCGCCGCTACGCGCGCTCGTTCTCGCTCGTGGTGCTGTCGCTCGACAACGCCGAGCAGATGCGCAAGGAGGCGGGCCGCGAGCCCTACCGGCGCGCGGTGCGCGACCTCGTCGCCGCGGTGGCGCGCGTCGGCCGCGACGCGGACATCCTCGCCAAGGTGTCGGAGAGCGAGTACTACGTGCTGCTCCCCGAGACCGATCACTTCGGCGCCCTCATGTTCCTCCGCCGCGCGGTGGACGAGGTGCGGCGCGAGGACGCCATCCAGCGCGTCGAGGAGCGCTGCCCGGTGCTCCTCTCGATGGGCGCCGCCACCTTCCCGAAGGACGGGGAGGACTTCGACGAGCTGCTCCACTGGGCGCGCGCCCGCATCCTGGAGCAGCGCGGCTCGCTCCTGCGCCGGCTCCACCTCGACGACCTCGACCCCGCCGCCTTCTGGGAGCTCGCGGATCTGTTGCTCTCCGGCTCCTCCCACCTCCCCGAGAGCACCCCCTCGGCCCGCCCGCGCGCCGACGGCGAGCTCCTCGCGGCCGTGCAGCGCGAGGCGGCCCGCGAGCTGGCGCGCGACCCGCGCGCGCGCGGGATGCTCTACGTGGGCGGGCCGGTGGACGCGGGGATCGCGCCGCTGGTGCAGGCGTTGCCGGCCGGCGACGCCCTCGCGCGCGCGGGCGATCCGTCCGCGCGGGTCTACCTGCTCGGCCCGCGCGGGCGCGACGCCGCGTCGGTCGTGCACCCGCTCGTCACCGAGGTCTACCTCGACGGCGACAAGCGCTTCGCCGACCACGGCTTCGTGCTCTTCCTCTCCGAGCACTCCGCCTACGCGCTC includes:
- a CDS encoding formimidoylglutamate deiminase, translating into MPPRAYLPDLLLAGGELRAGAALSVEGGAVVAVGEPLPGAELVPLPRQAILPGLVSAHGHSFQRAIRGRTERRGGGREDFWSWRAAMYEAANLLGPDDLEAVARMAFHELARAGVTCVGEFHYLHRDPAGRPYAEPAELALRVVRAARDVGLRIVLLRAAYARAGHGLAPDPLQRRFVEPSQDAYLAGLDELASALAGDPLVSVGIAPHSVRACPEPWLAALAAEARRRRLPLHVHAAEQPAEVAACRAEHGVSPVALLARAGALHRGTTLVHAIHLDDADVRAIGAAGSTVCACPLTERNLGDGVVPADRLVAAGARLALGADSLVEIDLLGEARALELHLRLVRGERNVLDDPPGTLAARLFGAATTGGMASLGLAGGTLAPGEPADFVALDLDDPSIAGADLSTRAEPVQARARGTEAFLSTVVFAAARTAIRSVHVAGEPVVTGGATAPGRVPAERILADFRGVMARLWGGA
- the dapF gene encoding diaminopimelate epimerase; amino-acid sequence: MMHGVPLSFVKYHGLGNDFIVVDGPLMDPDRARRLCDRRRGIGADGVLTVLPPRTSGAAATMHIFNSDGSVAAMCGNGVRCVARHLAETRGLSGALVIDTDSGPKRCVVHRTPAGVPSAVSVEMGPAAVQGDEELRAGGETVRAVRVSMGNPHAVLFDTPTRERASAIGPLLERAVPGGVNVGFARPGPHGIDLVVWERGAGLTDACGTGACAAAVASVRAGAVKAETPVEVRLPGGALEITVGADLVRVTMRGPAARVFAGETDL
- a CDS encoding response regulator, which translates into the protein MATGRILVVDDERLYQELFRDALAGAGHATRTASSAEEALALLADERFELLVTDMVMPGLDGVGLVREAKRRDPDLEVVAVTGREEVRLAVEAMKAGCADFLTKPLEPEELVEIAERALGRVQLRREHSKLVSENLDLTRAQALYRQGLQILSTLDGERLQDVALSVLARVTDAQGAALWTADERGQLQLRAYRGVVDRAALPARIDPAGEEWAEPLRGGAPFQVPFAGAGEGFLVPLVADDEPVGVALLSDRAAGPFGPEEHQAAVTIADFAAIAVKNARRFQAVERVGLRDRETGAYNLAYFVDYAGKEFYKARRYARSFSLVVLSLDNAEQMRKEAGREPYRRAVRDLVAAVARVGRDADILAKVSESEYYVLLPETDHFGALMFLRRAVDEVRREDAIQRVEERCPVLLSMGAATFPKDGEDFDELLHWARARILEQRGSLLRRLHLDDLDPAAFWELADLLLSGSSHLPESTPSARPRADGELLAAVQREAARELARDPRARGMLYVGGPVDAGIAPLVQALPAGDALARAGDPSARVYLLGPRGRDAASVVHPLVTEVYLDGDKRFADHGFVLFLSEHSAYALLTGPGGRVFHTADAPLVDALVAKLQNLYDLQPL